The Piliocolobus tephrosceles isolate RC106 chromosome 3, ASM277652v3, whole genome shotgun sequence genome has a window encoding:
- the HMGB2 gene encoding high mobility group protein B2 — protein sequence MGKGDPNKPRGKMSSYAFFVQTCREEHKKKHPDSSVNFAEFSKKCSERWKTMSAKEKSKFEDMAKSDKARYDREMKNYVPPKGDKKGKKKDPNAPKRPPSAFFLFCSEHRPKIKSEHPGLSIGDTAKKLGEMWSEQSAKDKQPYEQKAAKLKEKYEKDIAAYRAKGKSEAGKKGPGRPTGSKKKNEPEDEEEEEEEEDEDEEEEDEDEE from the exons ATGGGTAAAGGAGACCCCAACAAGCCGCGGGGCAAAATGTCCTCGTACGCCTTCTTCGTGCAGACCTGCCGGGAAGAGCACAAGAAGAAACACCCGGACTCTTCCGTCAATTTCGCGGAATTCTCCAAGAAGTGTTCGGAGAGatggaag ACCATGTCTGCAAAGGAGAAGTCGAAGTTTGAAGATATGGCAAAAAGTGACAAAGCTCGCTATGATAGGGAGATGAAAAATTACGTTCCTCCCAAAGGTgataagaaagggaagaaaaaggatcCCAATGCTCCTAAAAGGCCGCC ATCTGCCTTTTTCCTGTTTTGCTCTGAACATCGCCCAAAGATCAAAAGTGAACACCCGGGCCTATCCATTGGGGATACTGCAAAGAAATTGGGTGAAATGTGGTCCGAGCAGTCAGCCAAAGATAAACAACCATATGAACAGAAAGCAGCTAAGCTAAAGGAGAAATATGAAAAG GATATTGCTGCATATCGTGCCAAGGGCAAAAGTGAAGCAGGAAAGAAGGGCCCTGGCAGGCCAACAGGctcaaagaagaagaatgaaccagaagatgaggaggaggaggaggaggaggaagatgaagatgaggaggaagaggatgaagatGAAGAATAA